One window of the Amia ocellicauda isolate fAmiCal2 chromosome 18, fAmiCal2.hap1, whole genome shotgun sequence genome contains the following:
- the gpr157 gene encoding G-protein coupled receptor 157 isoform X2, whose translation MADTGVYLYEQVIILISCVLSFFGSCLIIFSYIVWKDLRTKPRRLLVFLSVADLISALSYFYGVLRVFESDSWDCVLQGALSTFSNTSSFFWTVAIAIYLYIFIVKSDQRLADSLSLWFHVISWGIPLVITVAAVSLQKIGYDASEVSVGWCWVSIRAEDHVLWMLLTGKIWELLAYITLPVLYILIKKHISTAHAALSEYRPILSSNPLSHSRSTMADRKLTLIPIIFIALRVWSTVRFFLMLFDSPALYNPVLVTLHGIGNTFQGGANCIMFVLFTQLVRSRLANSLCCGCCSSETTTGREQKIDEGLQISARPRHLPVTR comes from the exons ATGGCTGATACTGGGGTTTACTTGTACGAGCAGGTTATCATCCTGATTTCGTGTGTGCTGTCCTTCTTCGGCTCTTGCCTGATTATCTTCTCCTACATCGTGTGGAAGGACTTGAGGACCAAACCCAGGAGACTGCTGGTCTTTCTCTCGGTCGCTGACCTGATCTCTGCCCTGTCTTACTTCTACGGGGTCCTGCGGGTCTTTGAGTCGGATTCGTGGGACTGTGTCCTCCAAGGAGCCCTGTCCACCTTCTCCAACACCAGTTCGTTTTTCTGGACCGTGGCGATTGCCATTTACCTGTACATCTTCATCGTGAAGTCCGACCAGAGACTGGCCGACAGCTTGTCCTTGTGGTTTCATGTCATCAG ctggggcATCCCTCTGGTGATCACAGTTGCCGCCGTCTCTCTGCAGAAAATCGGCTACGATGCCTCGGAGGTGTCGGTCGGCTGGTGCTGGGTCAGCATCCGGGCCGAGGACCACGTGCTGTGGATGTTGTTGACGGGCAAGATCTGGGAGCTGCTTGCCTACATCACCCTGCCTGTGCTCTACATCCTCATCAAGAAGCATATCAGCACTGCG CATGCCGCTCTGTCCGAGTACCGCCCCATCCTGTCGAGCAACCCGCTGTCCCACTCGCGctccaccatggcagacaggaaGCTCACCCTGATCCCCATCATCTTCATCGCACTGCGTGTCTGGAGCACCGTGCGCTTCTTCCTCATGTTGTTCGACTCGCCAGCCTTGTACAACCCCGTCCTTGTGACACTGCAC GGGATTGGCAACACCTTCCAAGGGGGCGCCAACTGCATCATGTTCGTCCTCTTCACCCAGCTGGTGCGCTCGCGGCTCGCCAACTCCCTCTGCTGCGGCTGCTGCTCCAG TGAGACCACCACAGGTCGGGAGCAGAAGATTGATGAGGGTCTGCAGATATCTGCTAGGCCAAGGCATCTTCCCGTCACTCG gtgA
- the gpr157 gene encoding G-protein coupled receptor 157 isoform X1: MADTGVYLYEQVIILISCVLSFFGSCLIIFSYIVWKDLRTKPRRLLVFLSVADLISALSYFYGVLRVFESDSWDCVLQGALSTFSNTSSFFWTVAIAIYLYIFIVKSDQRLADSLSLWFHVISWGIPLVITVAAVSLQKIGYDASEVSVGWCWVSIRAEDHVLWMLLTGKIWELLAYITLPVLYILIKKHISTAHAALSEYRPILSSNPLSHSRSTMADRKLTLIPIIFIALRVWSTVRFFLMLFDSPALYNPVLVTLHGIGNTFQGGANCIMFVLFTQLVRSRLANSLCCGCCSRYGPEHTADSGDAGIWGRNSQGRPQTPSRTEEMNPPEWVEEH, from the exons ATGGCTGATACTGGGGTTTACTTGTACGAGCAGGTTATCATCCTGATTTCGTGTGTGCTGTCCTTCTTCGGCTCTTGCCTGATTATCTTCTCCTACATCGTGTGGAAGGACTTGAGGACCAAACCCAGGAGACTGCTGGTCTTTCTCTCGGTCGCTGACCTGATCTCTGCCCTGTCTTACTTCTACGGGGTCCTGCGGGTCTTTGAGTCGGATTCGTGGGACTGTGTCCTCCAAGGAGCCCTGTCCACCTTCTCCAACACCAGTTCGTTTTTCTGGACCGTGGCGATTGCCATTTACCTGTACATCTTCATCGTGAAGTCCGACCAGAGACTGGCCGACAGCTTGTCCTTGTGGTTTCATGTCATCAG ctggggcATCCCTCTGGTGATCACAGTTGCCGCCGTCTCTCTGCAGAAAATCGGCTACGATGCCTCGGAGGTGTCGGTCGGCTGGTGCTGGGTCAGCATCCGGGCCGAGGACCACGTGCTGTGGATGTTGTTGACGGGCAAGATCTGGGAGCTGCTTGCCTACATCACCCTGCCTGTGCTCTACATCCTCATCAAGAAGCATATCAGCACTGCG CATGCCGCTCTGTCCGAGTACCGCCCCATCCTGTCGAGCAACCCGCTGTCCCACTCGCGctccaccatggcagacaggaaGCTCACCCTGATCCCCATCATCTTCATCGCACTGCGTGTCTGGAGCACCGTGCGCTTCTTCCTCATGTTGTTCGACTCGCCAGCCTTGTACAACCCCGTCCTTGTGACACTGCAC GGGATTGGCAACACCTTCCAAGGGGGCGCCAACTGCATCATGTTCGTCCTCTTCACCCAGCTGGTGCGCTCGCGGCTCGCCAACTCCCTCTGCTGCGGCTGCTGCTCCAGGTATGGCCCGGAGCACACTGCCGACTCGGGTGACGCTGGGATCTGGGGGCGGAACAGCCAGGGCAGGCCCCAAACGCCGTCCCGCACAGAGGAGATGAACCCCCCCGAGTGGGTGGAGGAGCACTGA